The nucleotide window CTGCTCAGGATTCCTCGGCTTCTTCCGGTGCCTTGGACACCTTGAGGAACCAGCCCGCGCCGAGAATGCCCACCTCGTACAGCAGGCACATTGGAATCGCCAGCGCGAGCTGCGAGATCACGTCGGGCGGCGTGACCACGGCGGCGATGACGAAGGCCACGACGATGAAGTAGCCGCGAAAGCTCTTGAGCTTGTCGACCTCGACGATGCCGAAGCGCACCAGCAGCATCACCACGATGGGCACCTGGAACGCCATGCCGAACGCCAGGTACAGCGACAGGATGGATTCGACGTACGAGGCGATGTCCGGCGTGGCCGCCACGCTCGCCGGCGTGAAGCCCTGGATGAAGCCAAACATCTTGTCGAGCACGAAGAACTGCACGAAGGCGATGCCGA belongs to Acidovorax sp. YS12 and includes:
- the tatC gene encoding twin-arginine translocase subunit TatC; protein product: MSENPSQDDELAGTEQPFVQHLMELRDRLLYCLYGVAVALIVLAIWPGPNGLIDFIAQPIRAHMPPDAKLIAVGVFTPFFVPLKVLMLVAVLAVLPWIIYQLWAFVAPGLYSHEKKFALPLILFGSLLAYVGIAFVQFFVLDKMFGFIQGFTPASVAATPDIASYVESILSLYLAFGMAFQVPIVVMLLVRFGIVEVDKLKSFRGYFIVVAFVIAAVVTPPDVISQLALAIPMCLLYEVGILGAGWFLKVSKAPEEAEES